AAACTAAAAAATAATCTTATGAAAGCACATACAAGAGAAACTCAATCAACAATGACCCCAAATAAAGCGTTAGAATTCTTAAAAGAAGGTAATCAACGTTTTCAAAATAATTTAAAAGCTAACCGAAATCTATTAGAGCAAGTTAATGACACCAGTGATGGACAATTTCCGTTCGCGACAATATTAAGCTGTATAGATTCTAGAGTTTCTGCCGAGCTGGTTTTTGACCAAGGTTTAGGGGATATTTTCAGTATTAGAATTGCGGGCAATTTTTCTAACGAGGACATTTTAGGAAGTATGGAATTTGCATGCAAACTTGCAGGAACCAAGTTAATTGTTATTTTGGGCCATACAAGTTGTGGTGCTATTAAGGGTGCTTGCGATCATGCAAGACTAGGCAATTTAACTACTTTAATAAATAAAATAGAGCCTGCAGTAGATGCTGTTACAGAACCATCGGATGAAAGTCAAAGAAATTCTAAAAATCTAGAGTTCGTAGATAAAGTAGCCGAGAAAAATGTACTCCTAACAATTGATAATGTACGTAAGAATAGTCCTGTTCTAAAAGAAATGGAGAAAAATGGGGAGATAAAAATTGTTGGGGCAATGTATGATATTTCTAATGGAGAAGTTATTTTCTATTAATAATATAATTGCCAATAACTATTAACCTTGCTATTATTTTTTTACAGAAATTAGTATCTACTTAAATCAACCTGGTAATACATACAATATGAACTTAGATACCGTTTTTGAAAACAATGAAAAGTGGATTGCTGAAAAGTTAGAGACAGATCCAGATTTTTTTAAGCATCTTGCCGAAGGTCAGAATCCCGATTTACTTTATATAGGATGTTCAGATAGTCGTGTTACTGCCGAAGAGGTGATGGGTGCTAAACCTGGTGAAGTTTTTGTTCATAGGAATATTGCAAATATGGTTATTAGTATTGACCTTAATGTACTGTCTGTTGTAAAATATGCTGTTGACTATTTAAAAGTAAAACACATAATTGTTTGTGGTCATTACGCTTGCGGAGGTGTAAAAGCTGCAATGAAATCTGAAGATTTGGGTGTTCTAAATCCTTGGTTACGAAACATTCGTGATGTTTATCGTATTCATAAAGATGAGCTCAACGCTATTGAAAATGAAAACAAAAAATATGACCGTTTAGTGGAGTTAAATGTAAAGGAGCAATGTGTAAATCTTATAAAAACAGCAACTGTGCAAAAAGCATACCGCGATCATGGATTAAAAGTTCATGGGTGGATCTTTGATGTTGAAACAGGAAAACTGGTAGATCTTAAGATTGACTTTGAAGGTTATCTTAAAAATATTATGGAAATCTACCATTTAAATTAAATAAAACCGCTAGGTAGAATTTAATCAACCCACTACTTAGCCTAAAAATTATAATTATGAAAAATTTATTCTCAAATTTTAAAGGCGATTTATTTGGCGGTATTACTGCTGGTATAGTTGCTCTACCATTGGCATTGGCTTTCGGTGTAAGTTCCGGAATGGGACCAAGCGCAGGACTATATGGTGCTATATTCATAAGCTTTTTTGCTGCCCTTTTTGGAGGTACCAATACGCAAATTTCTGGTCCAACTGCTCCTATGACAGCAGTAAGTATGGTTGTAATAGCTGGTATTGTAGCGGTAAATGATGGTAATTTAGAAAAAGCATTGCCTGCAATATTAATTGTTTTCCTCTTAGCAGGACTAATGCAAATAGGTCTAGGGTTACTAGGAATTGGAAAATATATTCGTTACATACCTTACCCAGTAGTGTCTGGGTTTATGACCGCGATAGGCGTTATTATATTAGTTACTCAAATTTTACCTGCTATTGGTTATTATCCAAAAG
The genomic region above belongs to Maribacter hydrothermalis and contains:
- a CDS encoding carbonic anhydrase; its protein translation is MNLDTVFENNEKWIAEKLETDPDFFKHLAEGQNPDLLYIGCSDSRVTAEEVMGAKPGEVFVHRNIANMVISIDLNVLSVVKYAVDYLKVKHIIVCGHYACGGVKAAMKSEDLGVLNPWLRNIRDVYRIHKDELNAIENENKKYDRLVELNVKEQCVNLIKTATVQKAYRDHGLKVHGWIFDVETGKLVDLKIDFEGYLKNIMEIYHLN
- a CDS encoding carbonic anhydrase family protein, which gives rise to MKAHTRETQSTMTPNKALEFLKEGNQRFQNNLKANRNLLEQVNDTSDGQFPFATILSCIDSRVSAELVFDQGLGDIFSIRIAGNFSNEDILGSMEFACKLAGTKLIVILGHTSCGAIKGACDHARLGNLTTLINKIEPAVDAVTEPSDESQRNSKNLEFVDKVAEKNVLLTIDNVRKNSPVLKEMEKNGEIKIVGAMYDISNGEVIFY